A single Acidobacteriaceae bacterium DNA region contains:
- a CDS encoding LamG-like jellyroll fold domain-containing protein — MAVAPKLASTNAKNRPGFQRGILSPGRKLLQAASAIGLLGFGVVHAQQPPEAGPYLAHLVAGGPSLTKPLPKELAGTVARTEELWVRTDTPDADALIAGIGDPNSSACYFQLQQGHPGIGSAAGASLVATTSLTPNAWHLLALSDDGQIMTLYVDGTAEGTAHSPKSDLTPEIELAPDPVGDAARFSGDIGGFWVREGAKSAAKIAHDFATPPDFDAQLREENAKPWPVQTKQQVGYREPQDPDLMPHGAAPEPPDPDPLPPPEPTLKQTRADAWEIAANWRLYSNADKSIPTDAGAKISVPGYLSGLAKSSEAKWIVATVPGTVLTTLIDRGVYPDPDFGLNNLAIPESLNKHDYWYRVEFAAPAARAAGRRFTLHFGGINYTADVWLNGHNLGEMQGAFERGVFDVTGFLHAGSNALAVRVAPPPHPGIPAEQSMKDGPGYDGGLMLIDGPTFVDTEGWDWMPAIRDRDTGIWQSVSLEETGAVTLGDPQVVTRLPLPDISTADVDINVPVHNEGNVARTIALQAAFEGVQVHTTITVPPGLTTLHLTPDHFSALHLSHPRLWWPNGYGDPNLYHLHLTLSAAGAVSDERTVTFGVREVTYELTLFDHTGHLRRVEVDPTLALGKSYDPVDVRHEDMRQTATGWASTIDRAAENTPAVHPVTDEPELTDLVIKVNGVRIAVRGGNWGMDDMLKRVSRAHLEPYFRLHREAHLNMIRNWVGQNTEPVFYELADEYGLMVWNDFWGSTQNYNAEPGDPELFVENARDTVRRYRNHPSIVIWCGRNEGVPPPVLNEKLIRMFHEEDGTRFYSPSSNQVNLRPSGPYHWVDPTLYFSKLNRGFSVELGISSFPTREAFEHTVAPSDRWPVSDAWAYHDWHQSEGGNTHELMHQLSLQLGAFDSLQEFERRIQLFNYVDHQAIYEGMYAHLWKPNSGRMIWMTQPAWPSTMWQMYSSDYDTQASFYGIRKANAPLHIQMDLSDHTVDVVNTTRDAARGLHVHALVVSPENETLVSKDVSVDASANVTTPIFLLPIDDLFEKHPLVFVRLELRDASGALIADNFYWVAKEPADNRALDKLAPASVNSSVKSAADAEVQSGREKVWRVHLRNTGTDAAIALKLTLLHPDGTRILPAYYSDNYLSLLPGEERTVTIQAPVDAAGTGSAHVSLRGWNFPEQQVPQNAAPFQENSAHAGAIATPHGNDIHASIHAQ, encoded by the coding sequence GTGGCAGTAGCGCCAAAGCTCGCATCGACAAACGCGAAGAATCGACCGGGGTTTCAGCGCGGCATCTTGTCTCCGGGACGGAAGCTGCTCCAGGCAGCCAGTGCGATTGGGCTGCTGGGATTCGGTGTCGTCCATGCACAGCAGCCCCCAGAAGCAGGGCCTTACCTGGCGCATCTGGTGGCGGGCGGCCCGTCATTGACCAAGCCGCTGCCAAAAGAACTTGCCGGCACGGTCGCCCGGACCGAAGAGCTGTGGGTCCGGACGGACACGCCGGACGCAGACGCGCTGATCGCGGGCATAGGCGATCCAAATTCATCGGCGTGTTACTTCCAGCTTCAGCAGGGACATCCGGGGATTGGCTCGGCTGCGGGTGCCTCGCTCGTTGCAACAACGTCCCTGACTCCAAACGCGTGGCATCTATTGGCCCTCAGCGATGACGGCCAGATCATGACGCTTTATGTAGATGGAACCGCGGAGGGAACGGCTCACTCTCCAAAGAGCGACCTGACCCCGGAAATTGAGCTCGCACCTGATCCGGTCGGCGATGCGGCACGCTTCAGCGGTGACATCGGAGGCTTCTGGGTAAGGGAAGGGGCGAAATCCGCTGCAAAGATTGCGCACGATTTCGCGACGCCACCGGATTTCGATGCGCAGCTCCGCGAGGAAAACGCCAAACCTTGGCCAGTTCAGACCAAGCAGCAGGTGGGCTATCGCGAACCGCAGGACCCCGATCTGATGCCGCACGGTGCTGCGCCTGAGCCTCCGGACCCCGATCCTCTGCCCCCGCCCGAACCCACATTAAAGCAAACACGGGCCGACGCGTGGGAAATCGCCGCGAACTGGCGACTCTATTCCAACGCGGACAAGTCGATCCCGACGGATGCTGGAGCGAAGATTTCTGTGCCGGGCTATCTGAGCGGTCTTGCGAAATCCTCTGAGGCCAAATGGATAGTAGCAACCGTGCCCGGCACGGTGCTTACCACGCTCATTGATCGCGGCGTATATCCGGACCCGGACTTCGGGTTGAACAATCTGGCCATCCCGGAGTCGCTAAACAAACATGACTATTGGTACCGGGTGGAGTTTGCCGCACCCGCTGCACGCGCAGCAGGCCGGCGCTTCACACTCCATTTTGGAGGCATCAACTACACCGCGGACGTTTGGCTCAATGGACACAATCTAGGCGAAATGCAGGGTGCCTTCGAGCGCGGGGTCTTCGATGTAACTGGATTCCTGCACGCAGGCTCGAACGCATTGGCGGTCCGGGTCGCCCCGCCGCCCCATCCGGGCATCCCGGCTGAGCAGTCGATGAAGGATGGTCCGGGTTACGACGGCGGTCTCATGCTGATCGACGGCCCGACCTTCGTCGACACCGAGGGATGGGACTGGATGCCTGCGATTCGCGACCGCGACACCGGCATCTGGCAGAGCGTCAGCCTCGAAGAAACGGGAGCCGTAACGCTGGGCGATCCGCAGGTCGTCACGCGCTTGCCATTACCGGACATATCTACCGCAGACGTCGACATCAACGTGCCGGTCCATAACGAGGGAAATGTAGCGCGTACTATTGCGCTCCAGGCCGCGTTCGAAGGCGTTCAGGTGCACACGACGATCACCGTGCCACCCGGCCTCACGACACTCCATCTGACCCCGGACCACTTCAGTGCCTTGCACCTTTCGCATCCACGCCTGTGGTGGCCGAATGGTTACGGCGACCCCAACCTTTATCACCTGCACCTCACGCTCTCCGCCGCGGGCGCTGTCTCTGACGAGCGGACCGTCACGTTCGGTGTGCGCGAAGTCACTTACGAACTCACGCTCTTCGACCACACCGGCCACCTTCGCCGCGTGGAGGTGGATCCCACTCTCGCGCTCGGCAAGAGCTACGATCCTGTCGACGTCCGCCACGAAGACATGCGGCAGACCGCAACAGGATGGGCTTCGACCATCGACCGCGCCGCGGAGAACACGCCTGCCGTGCATCCGGTGACAGATGAGCCAGAACTCACCGACCTTGTGATCAAGGTGAACGGTGTACGCATCGCGGTACGCGGCGGGAACTGGGGCATGGACGACATGCTTAAGCGCGTCAGCCGCGCGCACCTTGAACCCTACTTCCGGCTGCATCGCGAAGCGCACCTGAACATGATCCGCAACTGGGTGGGCCAGAACACCGAACCGGTCTTTTACGAGCTTGCCGACGAGTACGGCCTCATGGTGTGGAACGACTTCTGGGGATCCACCCAGAATTACAACGCTGAACCAGGCGACCCGGAGCTGTTTGTCGAGAACGCGCGAGACACCGTGCGCCGCTATCGCAATCACCCTTCCATCGTGATCTGGTGCGGGCGCAACGAAGGTGTTCCGCCGCCTGTGCTCAACGAAAAACTGATTCGCATGTTCCACGAGGAAGACGGCACGCGCTTCTACTCGCCGAGCTCGAATCAGGTGAACCTGCGCCCGAGCGGACCATATCACTGGGTCGACCCGACTCTATATTTCAGCAAGTTAAATCGTGGCTTCTCGGTTGAACTCGGCATCTCGTCCTTTCCGACGCGCGAGGCGTTCGAGCATACGGTTGCTCCTTCAGACCGCTGGCCTGTCAGCGATGCATGGGCATACCACGATTGGCACCAGAGCGAAGGTGGTAACACGCATGAACTGATGCACCAGTTATCGCTGCAGCTTGGGGCGTTCGACTCGCTCCAGGAGTTCGAGCGCCGCATCCAGCTCTTCAACTACGTCGATCACCAGGCGATCTATGAGGGCATGTACGCGCACCTGTGGAAGCCGAACAGCGGTCGCATGATCTGGATGACGCAACCGGCCTGGCCCAGCACGATGTGGCAGATGTACAGCTCGGACTATGACACGCAGGCGTCGTTCTATGGCATCCGCAAGGCCAATGCGCCGCTGCACATACAAATGGATCTCTCCGACCACACAGTGGATGTCGTCAACACGACGCGTGATGCTGCGCGCGGTCTGCATGTTCATGCGCTGGTCGTGTCGCCGGAGAACGAGACGTTGGTATCTAAGGACGTAAGCGTTGACGCTTCAGCAAACGTTACCACGCCGATCTTTCTGCTCCCTATCGACGACCTCTTTGAGAAGCACCCGCTGGTGTTTGTTCGGTTGGAGTTGCGCGACGCGTCGGGCGCGCTCATTGCCGACAACTTTTATTGGGTTGCGAAAGAACCTGCCGACAACCGCGCGCTGGATAAACTCGCTCCGGCTTCGGTGAACAGCAGCGTAAAGTCTGCAGCTGACGCGGAAGTCCAAAGTGGAAGAGAGAAGGTATGGCGCGTGCATCTGCGCAATACCGGTACCGATGCGGCTATCGCGCTCAAGCTGACATTGCTTCACCCCGATGGCACGCGCATCCTTCCTGCGTACTACAGTGACAACTATTTATCTCTGCTGCCGGGCGAAGAGCGAACCGTCACCATCCAGGCTCCTGTGGACGCGGCAGGCACCGGCAGCGCGCATGTATCCCTGCGCGGCTGGAATTTCCCCGAACAGCAAGTGCCACAGAATGCTGCGCCATTTCAAGAGAACAGCGCCCACGCGGGCGCAATTGCGACGCCGCATGGCAACGATATCCACGCATCAATTCATGCGCAATGA
- a CDS encoding sulfatase, with amino-acid sequence MTDLLNRRTFLQTATGAALASSLPLKATTPARSQPNLLFVYTEGQRADCMSVAGHPILRTPNQDRIAREGTRFTNAFCTNALCAPARATVMTGLWSRTSGALDNKLLNTPLPADIPIWTDLLREQGYRTAMLGKVHVRNGLKERYWDYYFGFNAPVTNYYKPKFAEGIAGTIGPEKTYRGYADDLVTDRALAWLDQLKGNEPFCLNLWYQTPHAPFFRPRRLLDAYNGVPIPKPATFDDDLRGYPGKPKPFVEADNKIGTIDTGDAVRSLEELCKDYYAGLTAVDQNIGRVLEWLDQRGLTDDTAIVFSSDHGYFLGEWRLFDKRLMHEPSIRVPLMVRYPRRVREGEVRPEMALDVDLPPTMLDLCGIKAPAGMQGRSLLEVAAPGSAPWRRDWLYDYYEYPGWENVKPHRGVRTETHKLIQWYTQDPQEWELYDLASDPNETNNLFGRPEHAMVQQQLIERLDELLREIPARHSV; translated from the coding sequence ATGACCGATCTGCTCAACCGTCGCACCTTTCTGCAAACAGCCACAGGAGCGGCGCTCGCTTCGTCACTGCCACTGAAGGCCACGACACCTGCTCGCTCGCAACCCAATCTGCTTTTTGTCTATACCGAGGGTCAGCGCGCAGATTGCATGAGCGTAGCCGGCCATCCGATTTTGCGCACTCCCAATCAGGACCGCATTGCCCGTGAGGGAACGCGCTTCACAAATGCTTTCTGCACCAACGCCCTTTGTGCACCCGCACGCGCCACGGTGATGACCGGCTTGTGGTCGCGCACCTCCGGCGCTCTGGACAACAAGCTGTTGAATACACCGCTGCCTGCAGACATCCCGATCTGGACCGACCTGCTGCGCGAGCAGGGCTATCGAACTGCGATGCTCGGCAAGGTGCATGTACGCAACGGCCTCAAGGAACGCTACTGGGACTACTACTTCGGTTTCAACGCCCCGGTGACGAACTATTACAAACCCAAGTTCGCCGAGGGCATCGCCGGCACGATCGGCCCGGAGAAGACCTACCGCGGTTACGCTGACGATCTTGTGACCGACCGCGCGCTGGCGTGGCTGGATCAGCTTAAGGGCAATGAACCGTTTTGCCTGAACCTCTGGTATCAGACACCTCACGCTCCGTTTTTCCGCCCGCGTCGGCTGCTCGATGCTTACAACGGTGTGCCCATCCCCAAGCCGGCCACCTTTGACGATGACCTTCGCGGCTATCCCGGAAAACCGAAACCGTTTGTGGAGGCAGACAACAAGATCGGCACCATCGACACAGGAGATGCCGTGCGCTCACTCGAGGAGCTGTGCAAGGATTACTACGCTGGCCTGACTGCCGTCGACCAGAACATCGGCCGCGTGCTCGAATGGCTGGACCAGCGTGGGCTCACGGATGACACAGCCATTGTTTTTAGCTCCGACCACGGTTATTTCCTTGGCGAATGGCGGCTGTTTGATAAGCGCCTTATGCATGAGCCTTCTATCAGGGTTCCTCTGATGGTGCGTTACCCTCGTCGTGTGAGGGAGGGCGAGGTGAGACCTGAAATGGCGCTGGACGTGGACCTGCCGCCGACAATGCTCGATCTCTGCGGTATAAAAGCCCCAGCGGGAATGCAGGGCCGTAGCCTGCTGGAGGTTGCGGCGCCGGGCTCCGCACCGTGGCGCAGGGATTGGCTCTACGATTACTACGAATATCCAGGATGGGAGAACGTGAAGCCGCATCGCGGCGTACGCACCGAGACCCACAAGCTGATCCAGTGGTATACGCAAGATCCGCAGGAGTGGGAGCTCTACGATTTGGCCAGCGATCCCAACGAAACGAACAACCTGTTTGGGAGACCGGAGCATGCCATGGTGCAGCAGCAGCTCATCGAGCGGTTGGATGAACTGCTGCGCGAAATTCCCGCACGCCACTCAGTCTAA